The genomic interval TATATTTCACACTATGGATTTGCAGCAGAGGCCGAGTATGAAAAACATCACCTTAAAGTAACACGCAAACCCAATTTATATCATGATTCCGCTGATGCTTGATCTCTCCGCAAAGCGTGTGCTTCTCTTTGGTGCGGGAGCAGTCGGCGTCCGGAAAGCCCGTCATTTCTCAGGCTGCAAAATGACAATCGTCTCCCGCGACATCTCTCCAGAGATATTTTCCCTGCCGCAGGTCTCAGTCAAACAGATGGATATTTCAGCGATCGAGGATGAAGACCTTCAGAAACTGATTGAGCGTCATGATTTTGTAATTGCCGCACTATCCGATGCCGGAGAAAATGAACGCATCATAAAAATCGCAAACGCCTGCGGCAGATGGTATAACTCAGCCACCGGCGGCGGTTCAACATTTCTTATCCCTTCGACCCTCTCCGGCGATGAGTATACTATCGCTGTATCCACCTCAGGCCTTGCACCTGCAGTCCCCAAATTTATTCGCGAAGACCTTGAAGAGCGGTACAAAGGCCTTGACAATATGATCCGCCTGATGCATGATTTGCGCGAACAGCTCAAAACAACAACAGAGAATCAGGAAGAACGT from Methanorbis rubei carries:
- a CDS encoding bifunctional precorrin-2 dehydrogenase/sirohydrochlorin ferrochelatase translates to MLDLSAKRVLLFGAGAVGVRKARHFSGCKMTIVSRDISPEIFSLPQVSVKQMDISAIEDEDLQKLIERHDFVIAALSDAGENERIIKIANACGRWYNSATGGGSTFLIPSTLSGDEYTIAVSTSGLAPAVPKFIREDLEERYKGLDNMIRLMHDLREQLKTTTENQEERAEVLRAILCDERIWQACRENTDYADLVLEYL